Genomic segment of Bdellovibrio bacteriovorus:
AGAATAAACGGTGTAGTAGTGATCGCCGTGATCCACAATCAATGTCGTGCCAAATCCGGGCAGTTCACCGACATAAGAAATACGACCTTCAAAAACAGATTTGATCGGACTTCCTTTAGCTGCGGAAATGAAAATTCCCTTATGAGAAATAGTATAGGGATGATCCTCCCCTTTCATAAGTCCAAATTTCCGAGTAACTACACCTGGAAGTGGCTGAGGCAAGGCGCCTTTTTGATCTGCGAAAGAGGGTTTAAACAGAAGGTCAAAAAGTCCGGCGTCTTCAATATTGTACTGCAAAGATTTTTCACGAAGACCGTTGATCTTGTTGATCGCGAATAGTTTGCTTTTGCGAATGCCATCAAGAAGTTTGCCTTTAAGCTCTTGTTCTTTGCGAAATTGCTTTTCTTGCGCGACGATTTTGTTTTCAACAGACTTAAGGCTTTCCAAACGTTGCGCTAACATTTTCTTTTTATTTTGCAGTTCTTTAAGATCGCGTCCGTAGTTCTTTATAAGATCTAGATCGCGGGCCGCTACAATCCCTAAGATCTTAAGATTTCTTTCCAAAGATGCTGAACTATTTGATGAAAACAGAAAACGTGCGACCGAAGGGCCGCCTAGTTTATAGATCGCTCTTAACCTTTCGGCGAGGAGTGCTTTCTGCGATTTTGAGCGTTGATCCAACTCATCGACTTTTTGAGAGAGGTTTTTAATATTGACCTCTAAGAAAGCGCGCTGTTGAGACAGATCCCCTTTTTCGATAACGATCTTTTTGATTTTCTTATTGAGCTGATAAAGCGCGGAAAGGACTTGGCGCTGCTTAAGTTCTGCGTCCTCAAGTTTCTTTTTCTGAGTTTCAAAGTCTTTAGCAATAGAATCCGCCTCCGTCGACGCCACCGCCGTGGTTGCCATCGCCGCCGAAAGGATTATTGCTAAGAACAGTTGAAAGAGCTTCAAACCTACACCCGACTTCCTGCATATCCGTCGTTAAGGCGACGAACGCAAAGATAGGAAGCCAGCGCACCTAAGAAAGTGCCCCCGACGACAAAAAGGAAAAGGGCCGGGTAACTGATGAAGTGAATGTGTTCACCTAGCTGTAAGAAACTAAGTTTGGTAACCAAAAAGCCTTTAAGACCCGTGTATAATAAAAGACAGAAAACCAGGCCAAATATAGAGGAGCTAAATCCTAAGATAGCCCCTTCCACCATAAAAGGTTTGCGAATCATTCCCGCCGTTGCACCGATCATTTCTAAGACGACGATTTCATCTTTTCGACTTTGAATCGAAGCACGAATCGCATTGGAGATCACAAACAGAGCCGCAGCCAAAATCACGAACCCTAGTAAAGATAAAGTCGTTTCAATCGTTGTGACAAGAGACGCGTATTTTTCAACCCAATCTTGACCGTAGCTAACTTCATCAACTCCCTCTAGCCCTTTGACTTCGGCTGCGAGCGACTTGAGGACCTGCATCTGATCCGATGTACTGACGTTAGGTGCTAAACTGACTTGAAGACTTGCCGGAATCAATTTCAAAAGCTCTTCATCTTGAGAAATGTCCGGAGCGTAGCTTGCCATTTGCGCACGAAAATCATTCAAAGCTTTTTCTTGATTTACCAAGTGAATGGCACCGACTTTACCAGTCTCTTTGAGTTTGTTTTCGATAAACTGACGACCCTGATCCGAAAGGTCTTGTGAAAGATAAACCGTCATTTGCACGTCTTCCCCCCACAACGTCAGAATATTTCTGAAGTTTTGAGAGATAAGAAGACCTGACCCCATAACAGCGAAGCAGGCTGTCACAACAATCAGTGTAGAAATTTTTAGAGCCCAATTTTTTTGTGGAGATCTCATTTCTTGTCTCCCACAATCATTCCGTCGCGAAGTTCCAAGGTGCGTTTGTTGCGACGTTTTACCATTTCATGGTCGTGAGTAGCGACAAAGACTGTCGTGCCTTGAGCACAGACTCTCTCAAGAAGATCCATAATTTCTTCACTGAGTCTCGGATCTAAATTCCCTGTCGGCTCATCGGCGATAAGAACACCTGGCTGATGAATGATGGCGCGGGCGATCGCCGTGCGCTGCTGCTCACCACCTGAAACAAAATCCGGATACTGATCATGTTTGTGGGCTAATCCCACTTGCTCTAAAACTTCAGATACACGACGAGTAATGGCTGGGGTCTTGTCGCCACGGACCACTAAAGGAAGTGCTACGTTTTCAAAAATAGTTTTGTCTTTAAGAAGTTTAAAATCTTGAAAGACCACGCCGATCTTTCTTCGAAATAAAGGAATTTGACCTTCTTTGATTGAAACTAGGTCATGGCCCGCCACTTTAACATCACCGGATGTCGCAACATCGTATGCAGAAATCATTTTAAAAAGAGTTGTTTTACCCGCACCACTCGGACCGGTAAGAAAAACGAATTCACCTTTGTCGATGCGCAAATCGACATTCTTTAAAGCGTGAACCGGGCCGGGATAAGTCTTGTAAACATGAGAGAATTCAATCATCCCTCTATCTTATGAAAGAGTGACTGGGATGAATACTCGCCGGAAGTCGAGGTTTTGTACCTAATTGAAACTTTTCGCCGGATTAAGGCATTCCTCCAGCCATCAAAGTATCAATAATCGTCGAGTGTTGACGACGCAGAGCCAGTTTTATGGCCTCTTCACTTTGGTTGGAACCCGTACGCAGAACGGAATCATAAGGTGTTTTGATAGTTTTCATCACAGCGCCATTACAGAAAATACGGCTCACTAGAAAAGGATTCTGTAAACCCCAGTCTTCTGTTTGCACATGATATTTTTGTCCACGCACGGTGATGTCGGAATTAAAACCTTTTTGCACTTCAACAAACCTCGGCAAAGAAGCTATCAGAAATTCTTCGCGTACTCATCAAATTTTTCTTGGTGTCATTGTGAATTGAAACTAAAGTTAAGTCTAAATCGAAGGGAATTTACAATGAATGCAGTACGTTTCACGCTTACAAGTTTGGCATTTTTATTTTCTGTTTCTGTGATGGCACAAGAAAACCCGCCACCACCTTGGAAAGGCGAAGCAGAGGCTGGTGCGATTGTCGTCAGCGGTAACAACGATTCTGAAAGCTACAACGCGAAAGCAAAAACAGAATACACCGTAGATAAAAATCTTTATGCCGCTTTTG
This window contains:
- the ftsE gene encoding cell division ATP-binding protein FtsE — protein: MIEFSHVYKTYPGPVHALKNVDLRIDKGEFVFLTGPSGAGKTTLFKMISAYDVATSGDVKVAGHDLVSIKEGQIPLFRRKIGVVFQDFKLLKDKTIFENVALPLVVRGDKTPAITRRVSEVLEQVGLAHKHDQYPDFVSGGEQQRTAIARAIIHQPGVLIADEPTGNLDPRLSEEIMDLLERVCAQGTTVFVATHDHEMVKRRNKRTLELRDGMIVGDKK
- a CDS encoding cell division protein FtsX gives rise to the protein MRSPQKNWALKISTLIVVTACFAVMGSGLLISQNFRNILTLWGEDVQMTVYLSQDLSDQGRQFIENKLKETGKVGAIHLVNQEKALNDFRAQMASYAPDISQDEELLKLIPASLQVSLAPNVSTSDQMQVLKSLAAEVKGLEGVDEVSYGQDWVEKYASLVTTIETTLSLLGFVILAAALFVISNAIRASIQSRKDEIVVLEMIGATAGMIRKPFMVEGAILGFSSSIFGLVFCLLLYTGLKGFLVTKLSFLQLGEHIHFISYPALFLFVVGGTFLGALASYLCVRRLNDGYAGSRV
- a CDS encoding murein hydrolase activator EnvC family protein translates to MKLFQLFLAIILSAAMATTAVASTEADSIAKDFETQKKKLEDAELKQRQVLSALYQLNKKIKKIVIEKGDLSQQRAFLEVNIKNLSQKVDELDQRSKSQKALLAERLRAIYKLGGPSVARFLFSSNSSASLERNLKILGIVAARDLDLIKNYGRDLKELQNKKKMLAQRLESLKSVENKIVAQEKQFRKEQELKGKLLDGIRKSKLFAINKINGLREKSLQYNIEDAGLFDLLFKPSFADQKGALPQPLPGVVTRKFGLMKGEDHPYTISHKGIFISAAKGSPIKSVFEGRISYVGELPGFGTTLIVDHGDHYYTVYSHAEEVKVGVGDEITQSQVIAQVGEPTRESNPGLYFEIRHFSEPYDPQQWMKGL